One window of the Crassaminicella thermophila genome contains the following:
- a CDS encoding metallophosphoesterase family protein, whose product MKIAIITDIHSNIFALEAVLKDIENKGIENIYCLGDLVGYGPFPNEVINLIKDKNIPTVQGNYDQSVGEELFACGCDYKDNKAMELGAKSLYWSQENTIEENKRWLRELPKKIELEVEGQKVLLVHGSPRKNNEYLYENSKELEEIADIIHADIMICGHTHKPFHKKVKGIHMINAGSAGKPKHGNPNATYMIIDIDSNGVRTQIVEVAYDYEKMAKAIENSEIPSEFAEKIRKGIS is encoded by the coding sequence ATGAAAATAGCTATAATTACGGATATCCATTCTAATATATTTGCACTAGAAGCAGTTCTTAAAGATATAGAAAATAAAGGGATAGAGAATATATATTGCTTAGGGGATTTAGTAGGATACGGACCATTTCCAAATGAAGTAATAAACTTGATAAAAGATAAGAATATTCCTACTGTACAGGGAAACTATGATCAGAGTGTAGGAGAAGAATTATTTGCTTGTGGTTGTGACTATAAAGATAATAAAGCAATGGAATTAGGAGCAAAATCTTTGTATTGGTCACAAGAAAATACGATAGAAGAAAACAAGAGGTGGCTTAGAGAATTACCTAAAAAAATAGAGCTTGAAGTTGAAGGGCAAAAGGTATTGTTAGTGCATGGAAGCCCTAGAAAAAATAATGAATATCTCTATGAAAACTCAAAAGAATTAGAAGAAATTGCAGATATAATCCATGCAGATATTATGATTTGTGGGCATACGCATAAACCATTTCACAAGAAGGTAAAAGGTATTCACATGATTAATGCAGGAAGTGCAGGCAAACCAAAGCATGGAAATCCAAATGCTACTTATATGATAATAGATATAGATTCTAATGGTGTAAGAACGCAAATTGTTGAAGTAGCATATGATTATGAAAAAATGGCGAAAGCTATAGAAAATAGTGAAATTCCAAGTGAATTTGCTGAGAAAATAAGAAAGGGAATATCATAA
- the cobO gene encoding cob(I)yrinic acid a,c-diamide adenosyltransferase, whose product MDKGYIHVYTGNGKGKTTAALGLALRAAGAGKKIFIAQFVKSMEYSEIKALKSLKDSIDIKLYGHGCFITKNPDKKDILAAQEALKKVRNILVSNKYDIVILDEITIAIFYNLLSTQDVLSLLEDKPDHVELIITGRYCPQEIIDKAHLVTEMKEIKHYYTQGVLSREGIDK is encoded by the coding sequence ATGGATAAAGGATATATTCATGTCTATACTGGTAATGGAAAAGGAAAAACAACAGCAGCACTAGGATTAGCTTTAAGAGCTGCTGGTGCAGGAAAAAAAATCTTCATTGCTCAATTTGTAAAGTCTATGGAGTATAGCGAAATAAAAGCACTAAAATCTTTAAAAGATTCCATTGATATTAAATTATATGGTCATGGCTGCTTTATAACAAAAAATCCAGATAAAAAAGATATCTTAGCAGCACAAGAAGCACTAAAGAAGGTAAGAAATATTTTAGTAAGTAACAAATATGATATAGTAATCCTAGATGAAATTACCATAGCTATATTTTATAATCTTCTCTCCACCCAAGATGTATTATCATTATTAGAAGATAAACCTGACCATGTAGAATTAATTATTACAGGAAGATATTGTCCTCAAGAAATTATCGACAAAGCCCATTTAGTTACAGAAATGAAAGAAATAAAACATTACTATACACAAGGTGTCTTAAGTCGAGAAGGAATTGATAAATAA
- the typA gene encoding translational GTPase TypA codes for MIRENIRNIAIIAHVDHGKTTLVDEMLKQSGTFRSNEYIEERVMDSNDLEKERGITILSKNTSITYNGVKINVVDTPGHADFGGEVERIMQMVDGVLLLVDAFEGPMPQTRFVLKKALASGLKPVVVINKIDRPEARIEEVLDEVLDLFIDLDADEEQLEFPVIYASAKQGIAKYEVTDTNEDMIPLLDTILEEVPAPEGILEDGLQLRISSIDYDKYVGRIAIGKISRGSIKKNQEVVLCSGDGSLKNFRVSKLYTFKGLKKEEVNDAAFGEIVALSGNDDMNIGETICSTDKIDPLPFIKIDEPTLAMNFIVNDSPFAGREGNFVTSRQLKERLEKELLSNVALRVEETDSSDVFKVSGRGELHLSILIENMRREGYELSVSRPEVILKKIDGSLCEPMEQVIIEVPEEYMGIVIETLGQRKGEMTNMTHNINGTVKLEFMIPARGLIGYRSQFMTDTRGNGILNHIFAGYEPFKGEIPSRTKGSLVAFETGTAVTYGLYNAQDRGKLFIGAGTEVYEGMIVGENARSGDIVVNVCKRKQLTNIRASGSDDAMKLTPPIQMSLEQALEFIAEDELVEVTPKSIRLRKKILNKEMRAKANKR; via the coding sequence ATGATTCGAGAAAATATTAGAAATATTGCAATTATTGCTCATGTTGACCATGGAAAGACTACTTTGGTAGACGAAATGTTAAAACAAAGTGGAACTTTCAGAAGCAATGAGTATATAGAAGAAAGAGTAATGGATTCAAATGATTTAGAAAAGGAAAGAGGCATTACAATCCTCTCTAAAAATACATCTATTACTTATAATGGAGTAAAAATTAATGTAGTAGATACGCCAGGGCATGCGGACTTTGGAGGAGAAGTAGAACGAATCATGCAAATGGTTGATGGGGTATTATTATTAGTGGATGCTTTTGAAGGGCCTATGCCTCAGACAAGATTTGTATTAAAAAAGGCTTTAGCATCAGGATTGAAGCCTGTTGTTGTAATCAATAAAATTGATAGACCTGAAGCAAGAATTGAAGAGGTTTTAGATGAAGTATTGGATCTGTTTATTGATTTAGATGCAGATGAGGAACAGTTAGAATTTCCTGTAATTTATGCTTCTGCTAAACAAGGAATTGCAAAGTATGAAGTTACAGATACAAATGAAGATATGATTCCACTGCTTGATACAATATTAGAAGAAGTTCCAGCACCAGAAGGTATATTAGAAGATGGATTGCAGTTGAGGATTTCTTCTATTGACTACGATAAATATGTTGGAAGAATTGCTATTGGAAAAATAAGCAGAGGAAGTATTAAAAAAAATCAAGAAGTGGTTTTATGCAGTGGGGATGGAAGTCTAAAGAACTTTAGAGTGAGTAAATTATATACATTTAAAGGTTTGAAAAAAGAAGAGGTAAATGATGCAGCGTTTGGAGAAATTGTTGCTTTATCTGGAAATGATGATATGAATATAGGGGAGACTATTTGTTCAACAGATAAAATTGATCCTCTACCTTTTATAAAAATTGATGAGCCAACCCTTGCTATGAATTTTATCGTAAATGATAGTCCTTTTGCTGGAAGAGAAGGAAACTTTGTAACGAGTAGACAATTAAAAGAAAGACTTGAAAAAGAACTTTTATCAAATGTTGCATTAAGGGTTGAAGAAACAGATTCTTCTGATGTTTTTAAAGTTTCTGGTAGAGGGGAATTGCATCTTTCTATTTTAATTGAAAACATGAGAAGGGAAGGATATGAGCTATCTGTATCCAGACCAGAGGTAATACTAAAAAAGATAGATGGAAGTTTATGTGAGCCTATGGAGCAGGTAATAATAGAGGTGCCAGAAGAGTATATGGGTATAGTGATTGAAACCTTAGGACAAAGAAAAGGTGAAATGACGAATATGACCCATAACATTAATGGTACAGTGAAGCTAGAGTTTATGATTCCAGCAAGAGGCCTTATTGGCTATCGTTCTCAATTTATGACAGACACAAGAGGCAATGGAATCCTAAATCATATATTTGCTGGATATGAACCATTTAAAGGAGAAATTCCATCAAGAACAAAAGGTTCTTTAGTAGCTTTTGAAACAGGTACAGCTGTAACTTATGGATTATACAATGCACAAGACAGAGGGAAGCTGTTTATAGGAGCTGGAACAGAAGTTTATGAAGGTATGATTGTTGGGGAAAATGCAAGAAGTGGAGATATTGTTGTAAATGTATGTAAGCGTAAGCAGCTTACGAATATAAGGGCTTCAGGTTCTGATGATGCTATGAAGCTTACGCCGCCAATTCAAATGTCTTTAGAGCAAGCTTTAGAATTTATTGCTGAGGATGAGTTAGTAGAAGTAACTCCTAAAAGTATTCGACTAAGAAAAAAAATATTAAATAAGGAAATGCGTGCAAAAGCAAACAAAAGATAA
- the cls gene encoding cardiolipin synthase: MNLIKKNKIYLYAIFIIILFTLQGDAIHIHEPSPNPLRIVKIDEIQNSVLSENFPIYLQKIKGYIGTVFTIYTIFIAIIIFMENKNPSKTISWLLVLVLFPVIGFIFYLFMGQNVRKKKIFKKKRKRDFPFFEQVANIQREAVRDKELFEANESFVKKRLISLILNNSKSPFTINNHLKVLTNGDETFSSIIEALKGAQHHIHLEYFIIKDDYIGGIIKHILMDKAKKGIKVRVIYDSVGSWRLSERYLQEMRNAGVEIHAFSPVAFPLLSRKLNYRNHRKIIVIDGKIGFLGGLNIGDEYLGRNPHLGFWRDSHLKVEGEAVYGLQNIFLMDWLFVTNQEITFSPIYFPKLSHYGEQLIQITASGPDSDWESIMQAYFSIISSAEDRIFINTPYLVPGESIMMALKTAALSGVDVRIILPSKPDHKTVFWASMSNVEELLEAGVKIYQYKKGFIHAKIVLVDGIVASVGTANLDIRSLEINFEVNAFIYDQDIVSKMEKNFLIDIEDSQEIKFEEFLKRPLINKVKESTARLLSPLL, translated from the coding sequence TTGAATCTAATTAAAAAAAACAAAATATATCTCTATGCTATTTTTATTATAATCCTTTTCACCCTACAAGGAGATGCTATCCACATTCATGAACCATCTCCTAATCCTCTAAGGATTGTAAAAATAGATGAGATACAAAATTCAGTTTTAAGTGAAAATTTTCCTATTTACTTACAAAAAATTAAAGGCTATATAGGAACTGTATTTACCATATACACAATATTTATCGCCATCATCATTTTCATGGAAAACAAAAATCCTTCAAAAACCATCTCATGGCTTTTAGTTTTAGTATTATTTCCTGTTATAGGTTTTATTTTCTATTTATTTATGGGGCAAAATGTTCGAAAGAAAAAGATATTTAAAAAGAAAAGAAAAAGAGACTTCCCTTTTTTTGAACAAGTAGCAAATATTCAAAGGGAAGCTGTAAGAGATAAAGAATTATTTGAAGCTAATGAAAGCTTCGTAAAAAAAAGGCTCATCAGTTTAATATTAAATAACTCTAAATCTCCTTTTACAATTAATAATCACTTAAAGGTATTAACAAATGGAGATGAAACTTTTTCCTCTATTATCGAAGCATTAAAAGGAGCACAACATCATATCCATCTTGAATATTTCATTATAAAGGATGATTATATCGGCGGAATCATTAAGCATATTCTTATGGATAAAGCAAAAAAAGGAATAAAGGTAAGAGTTATTTATGACAGTGTAGGCAGCTGGAGACTCAGTGAACGTTATTTACAAGAAATGAGAAATGCAGGCGTAGAAATTCATGCTTTTTCTCCTGTAGCTTTTCCATTGTTAAGTAGAAAGCTTAATTATAGAAATCACAGAAAAATTATCGTAATAGATGGAAAAATAGGATTTTTAGGAGGGCTCAATATAGGGGATGAATATTTAGGGAGAAATCCCCATTTAGGCTTTTGGAGAGATAGCCATTTAAAAGTTGAAGGAGAAGCAGTCTATGGCCTTCAAAATATTTTCTTGATGGATTGGCTATTTGTGACAAATCAAGAAATAACCTTTAGTCCTATATATTTCCCAAAACTTTCTCATTATGGTGAACAATTAATCCAAATTACTGCAAGCGGCCCCGACTCTGATTGGGAATCTATTATGCAAGCTTATTTTTCTATTATTTCTTCTGCAGAGGACAGAATATTTATTAATACCCCTTACCTTGTTCCAGGTGAAAGTATTATGATGGCTCTAAAAACGGCTGCTTTGAGTGGTGTAGATGTAAGAATTATCCTTCCAAGTAAACCTGATCACAAAACAGTATTTTGGGCATCCATGTCTAATGTTGAAGAACTCCTTGAAGCAGGTGTTAAGATATATCAATATAAAAAGGGCTTTATTCATGCAAAAATAGTACTTGTGGATGGCATAGTCGCATCAGTAGGCACAGCAAACCTAGATATTAGAAGCTTAGAAATAAACTTTGAAGTAAATGCTTTTATTTATGATCAAGATATTGTATCAAAAATGGAGAAAAATTTCTTAATTGATATAGAAGATAGTCAAGAAATAAAATTTGAAGAATTTTTAAAAAGACCTTTAATCAATAAAGTAAAAGAATCAACAGCTAGATTATTATCACCATTATTATAA
- a CDS encoding DMT family transporter has product MKNNKLKGTLLIILSTFAYGIIPIISQLAFKEGLNVSSILFFRFFIATIITWSYIFFRKIYYKTTKAHFFYLVILGVFGFLGTSSFIYMAYTYISGSLATIILFTHPAMIACYEIFFLKKEKDIRKILALLFAFMGIIFVVGSKDIHLNMTGVVFSLFAAVCYSFYALGLAEKRTKKMNSIVISGYIAFSCCLTYFIQGIIRHNIFLPTTLSGWGYIIILAIFSTVFATIAFCKGVQLIGPSTSVIISTFEPVVACIAGFFVLGETLTIPIIIGGVLILSAIFILQMPEKISNIFYIKRKQVP; this is encoded by the coding sequence TTGAAAAATAATAAATTAAAGGGAACCTTATTGATTATACTATCTACATTTGCTTATGGAATAATACCGATTATATCTCAGCTAGCTTTCAAAGAAGGCTTAAATGTTTCTAGTATACTCTTTTTTCGATTTTTTATTGCAACTATTATTACTTGGAGCTACATTTTTTTTAGAAAGATTTATTATAAAACTACAAAAGCACATTTTTTCTATTTGGTCATATTAGGTGTATTCGGATTTTTAGGAACTTCTTCGTTTATATATATGGCATATACCTATATTTCAGGGTCTTTGGCAACTATTATATTGTTTACCCATCCTGCAATGATTGCATGCTATGAAATCTTTTTTCTCAAAAAAGAAAAAGATATACGAAAGATATTAGCACTTTTATTTGCTTTTATGGGCATAATTTTCGTAGTTGGAAGTAAGGATATTCATTTGAATATGACTGGAGTAGTTTTTAGCTTATTTGCAGCTGTTTGTTATTCTTTTTATGCTTTAGGATTAGCTGAAAAAAGAACAAAGAAAATGAATTCTATTGTTATTTCGGGGTATATAGCATTTTCTTGTTGTCTTACTTATTTTATACAAGGGATAATTCGCCATAATATTTTTTTGCCTACAACTTTAAGCGGATGGGGATACATTATTATATTAGCTATATTTTCTACTGTATTTGCTACCATAGCTTTTTGTAAAGGGGTTCAGCTAATAGGACCTAGTACTTCCGTAATTATTAGTACATTTGAGCCAGTTGTTGCTTGTATAGCAGGATTTTTTGTTTTAGGAGAAACATTAACGATTCCAATTATAATAGGTGGAGTTCTTATTTTATCAGCAATCTTTATTTTACAGATGCCTGAAAAGATAAGCAATATATTTTATATAAAAAGAAAACAAGTTCCTTAA
- a CDS encoding helix-turn-helix domain-containing protein yields MSRIGDKIKEERIKKGLSPKQLARKCGVAESFIIDVETGKKIISEQQLKQLSKILGKNLEEDVTLEPTKEKEETKPKKVQPSPQKRPAVVPLNQWEEALSNIIKKVPIFDIDMKQIKGYKSFPIINRKVEGFNPDKLVYIEVPDEKLNPLRIHKGDKVLIYLNKEFVHNSLALVEYEGKKKLRKIKRAEGNKVKLITSLDETKTIIKDLKDIKIIGRGIRIEIELKH; encoded by the coding sequence ATGAGTAGAATTGGAGATAAAATCAAGGAAGAAAGAATAAAAAAAGGTCTTTCCCCAAAGCAATTAGCAAGAAAATGTGGTGTAGCAGAGTCCTTTATTATAGATGTTGAAACTGGAAAAAAAATCATCAGCGAACAACAACTCAAACAATTATCAAAGATATTAGGAAAAAACCTAGAAGAAGATGTCACCTTAGAGCCTACAAAAGAAAAAGAGGAAACAAAACCTAAAAAAGTACAACCATCTCCACAAAAAAGACCAGCAGTAGTCCCTTTAAACCAATGGGAAGAAGCATTGTCAAATATTATCAAAAAAGTTCCTATATTCGATATAGACATGAAACAAATAAAAGGATATAAAAGTTTTCCTATTATAAATAGAAAAGTAGAAGGTTTTAATCCTGATAAATTAGTATATATAGAAGTACCTGATGAAAAGTTAAACCCACTAAGAATTCATAAGGGAGATAAAGTGTTAATTTATTTAAATAAAGAGTTTGTCCATAATTCATTAGCTTTAGTTGAGTATGAAGGAAAGAAAAAACTAAGAAAAATCAAGAGAGCTGAAGGAAATAAAGTTAAGCTTATAACTTCTTTAGATGAAACAAAAACAATTATAAAAGATTTAAAAGATATTAAGATTATTGGCAGGGGAATACGTATTGAAATAGAATTAAAACATTAA
- a CDS encoding NAD(P)H-dependent flavin oxidoreductase codes for MNIPELKIGNLIAKVPIVQGGMGVGVSLSNLAAAVANCGAIGVISGVEPGFDLENYHKDKFQANIDGLTYHIRRAKKLAPKGIIGVNIMTALTNFEEMVKVAVKEKVDIIFSGAGMPMKLPELVKDSITKIAPIVSSGKVAKLICKQWDRKHNYLPDAIVVEGPEAGGHLGFSVDALEDKENFSLKSLVQEVLEAIKPFEEKYNKKIPIIAGGGLYDAKDIGEILKAGASGVQMATRFVPTYECDASEAFKQAYIDAKEEDIIIIKSPVGMPGRAIKNSFIESVYKNGKPKDIKCVNCLKPCNPKETLYCIADALIQAQRGNLERGFAFAGAKVYKINKITSVKEIIDELMEGLRNY; via the coding sequence ATGAATATCCCTGAACTAAAAATAGGCAACTTAATCGCTAAGGTCCCTATTGTACAAGGAGGCATGGGAGTTGGTGTTTCCCTATCAAACTTAGCTGCTGCTGTAGCAAACTGTGGTGCTATTGGCGTAATCTCTGGTGTTGAACCAGGCTTCGATTTAGAAAATTATCATAAAGATAAATTCCAAGCCAATATAGATGGTTTAACCTACCACATTCGAAGAGCAAAAAAGCTTGCTCCTAAAGGAATCATAGGCGTAAATATCATGACTGCTTTAACAAATTTCGAAGAAATGGTAAAAGTAGCTGTAAAAGAAAAAGTAGATATTATTTTTTCTGGTGCTGGTATGCCTATGAAACTTCCTGAGCTTGTAAAAGACTCTATTACAAAAATAGCCCCTATTGTTTCATCTGGAAAAGTAGCGAAATTAATCTGTAAACAATGGGACAGAAAACACAACTATTTACCTGATGCTATCGTAGTTGAGGGGCCAGAAGCAGGAGGTCATTTAGGTTTTTCTGTTGATGCGCTTGAAGATAAAGAAAATTTTTCTCTTAAAAGCCTTGTACAAGAAGTATTAGAAGCAATCAAACCGTTTGAAGAAAAGTATAATAAAAAAATCCCTATTATCGCAGGAGGCGGACTTTATGATGCAAAAGATATTGGGGAAATATTAAAGGCAGGCGCTTCTGGGGTGCAAATGGCTACACGATTTGTTCCTACTTATGAGTGTGACGCTTCTGAAGCCTTTAAGCAAGCTTATATTGATGCAAAGGAAGAAGATATCATAATTATAAAAAGCCCTGTCGGTATGCCAGGTAGAGCTATCAAAAACAGTTTTATTGAAAGCGTTTATAAAAATGGAAAACCAAAAGATATCAAATGTGTAAACTGCTTAAAACCATGTAATCCAAAAGAAACCCTTTACTGCATAGCAGATGCACTTATTCAAGCACAGCGTGGCAACCTTGAAAGAGGCTTTGCTTTTGCAGGTGCAAAGGTTTATAAAATTAATAAAATAACATCTGTTAAAGAAATAATTGATGAACTAATGGAAGGATTAAGAAATTATTAA
- a CDS encoding pyridoxal phosphate-dependent aminotransferase: MFSEKVVNNLSKSSWIRAMFEEGAKLAQKYGAENVYDFSLGNPYAEPPEEVIESLKKHVLSDEKGLHRYMNNAGYQEVRERIAKSLQNESGIELSAANIVMTVGAAGGLNVTLKALLNPEDEVIVFAPYFVEYNFYADNHGGKTVVLPPDTSTFEPDLSALEERITKKTKVLIINTPNNPTGVIYTEKTLKEIAKIIERKEKEYDTTIFVISDQPYSEIRYDEVKLPSILSIFNNAIVVNSFSKSLGLAGERIGYIAASSRIKNIDVLMNALSFCNRTLGFVNAPGLFQKVVGDALTAKVDVEAYKKRRDFLYENLTRIGFECVKPQGAFYLFPKALIDDDVEFVKRAMKYNLLLVPGSGFGCPGYFRISYCVKFDRIKNSIPAFEKLAKEFK; the protein is encoded by the coding sequence ATGTTTTCAGAAAAGGTAGTAAATAATTTAAGCAAGTCTTCTTGGATTAGGGCAATGTTTGAGGAAGGTGCGAAGCTTGCTCAAAAGTATGGAGCAGAGAATGTTTATGATTTTAGTCTTGGAAATCCTTATGCAGAGCCACCAGAAGAAGTTATAGAATCATTGAAAAAGCATGTATTAAGTGATGAAAAAGGGCTTCACAGGTATATGAATAATGCAGGATATCAAGAGGTTAGAGAAAGAATTGCAAAATCTTTACAAAATGAAAGTGGGATCGAGCTTTCAGCTGCTAATATTGTAATGACAGTTGGAGCTGCAGGAGGATTAAATGTTACTTTAAAAGCTCTTCTTAATCCTGAAGATGAGGTAATAGTTTTTGCACCATATTTTGTTGAATACAATTTTTATGCAGATAATCATGGTGGGAAAACAGTAGTTCTACCTCCAGATACATCAACTTTTGAACCAGATTTAAGTGCTCTTGAAGAGCGTATTACAAAAAAGACAAAAGTTTTGATTATAAATACACCGAATAATCCAACAGGGGTTATATATACTGAAAAAACATTAAAAGAGATTGCAAAAATAATAGAAAGAAAAGAAAAAGAATATGATACTACTATATTTGTTATTTCTGATCAGCCATACAGTGAAATTCGTTATGATGAAGTAAAGCTACCTAGTATACTTTCTATATTTAATAATGCAATAGTTGTGAATTCGTTTAGTAAATCTTTAGGACTAGCAGGGGAAAGAATAGGATACATTGCTGCAAGCAGTAGAATTAAAAATATAGATGTACTTATGAATGCTTTAAGTTTTTGTAATCGTACTCTTGGATTTGTAAATGCTCCAGGATTATTTCAAAAGGTTGTTGGTGATGCACTAACAGCTAAGGTGGATGTTGAAGCATATAAAAAGAGAAGAGACTTTTTATATGAAAATCTTACAAGAATAGGATTTGAATGTGTAAAACCACAAGGAGCTTTTTATCTTTTTCCAAAGGCATTGATAGATGATGATGTAGAATTTGTAAAAAGAGCAATGAAATATAATTTACTTCTTGTACCAGGAAGTGGATTTGGATGTCCAGGATATTTTAGAATTTCTTACTGTGTAAAATTTGATAGGATTAAAAATTCTATTCCTGCATTTGAAAAATTAGCAAAAGAGTTTAAGTAA
- a CDS encoding ATP-binding protein, with product MAKRKIVHIDEEKCNGCGLCVPSCAEGAIKIINGKAKLVADNLCDGLGACLGDCPQGAIEIIEREADEFDEEAVKIHLEGEESQGCPGSRIRMFKDEGTIAASINSEDIEIKIKSQLRQWPVQLMLIPPTAPYFQGADLLITADCVPFAYPNYHLDLLKGKKVVVGCPKLDDIEVYFEKLTQIIKYNDLKSITVAFMEVPCCMGIVKAVEKAIALSRKDIVLHKVRIGIEGDLIRL from the coding sequence ATGGCAAAAAGAAAAATCGTTCATATAGATGAAGAAAAATGTAATGGATGTGGATTATGTGTTCCTTCATGTGCGGAAGGAGCAATCAAAATTATTAATGGAAAGGCAAAGCTTGTTGCAGATAATTTATGTGATGGTTTAGGAGCATGTTTAGGAGATTGTCCTCAAGGAGCAATTGAGATTATCGAAAGGGAAGCAGATGAATTTGATGAGGAAGCAGTAAAAATTCATCTAGAAGGGGAAGAATCACAAGGATGCCCAGGTAGTCGAATAAGAATGTTTAAAGATGAAGGAACGATTGCTGCTAGTATAAATAGTGAAGATATAGAGATAAAAATTAAATCTCAGCTTAGACAATGGCCTGTACAGCTTATGTTAATTCCACCAACAGCCCCATATTTTCAAGGAGCAGACCTATTGATTACTGCAGATTGTGTACCTTTTGCTTATCCGAATTATCATTTAGACTTGTTAAAGGGCAAAAAAGTAGTAGTTGGATGTCCAAAATTAGACGACATAGAGGTGTATTTTGAAAAGCTTACACAAATAATAAAATACAATGACTTAAAAAGCATAACGGTAGCATTTATGGAAGTGCCTTGTTGTATGGGGATTGTAAAAGCTGTAGAAAAAGCCATAGCTCTTTCTAGAAAGGATATAGTATTGCATAAGGTGAGAATAGGAATAGAAGGAGATTTAATAAGACTATAA